One Archangium violaceum genomic window, CGGCGGCGAGGATCTCCTGCGTGGTCTTCTCCCCTTCATCCCGGGAGTGGAACGAGTTCACCAGCACGGTCGCGCCAGCCCTGGCGAGGCGGGTGGCGATGACCTTGCCGATGCCCTTCCCGGAGCCCGTCACGAGCGCGATCTTCCCCGCGAAGGGCAGGGCGGGTTGCGGTGAGACCGGGGACGGGGAGGGAAGCACGGGCGCGCTCGTCTCGCGCGAGGGGGCCGCTGACACGGTGGGTGTGCCCTGCGGTGCACGGGCGGCTTCGCAGATGGCGGCGATGGTTCGCAGTCGCCGGGACGGAGTCGGGCCTTTGGCCAGGCCGAGCTCCTTGGTGAGCACGGCCAGTACCTCGGCCTGCTTCACGGAGTCGATTCCCAGCTCGTCCTCCAGATCCGCCTCCAGGGTCAGGAGCTCCTCGGGGTAGCGGGTCACCCGCGCGAACACGGCGCGCACACGTTCCTCGAGGTCCGTTACGGCCCGCGGGCTCGGCGGCGTCGCGAGCGAGGGTGGTGAGCCTGGTGCCACCCATGCGGTGGGAACCGGAGAGGCGTCAGGTGCCGGCATGGCGCTGGGGGCAAGTGCCTGTGTCTGGGTCGAGCCCGCGAGCAACTGGGTCACCACGTCCGCGATCGCGCCGAGCGTTCGGGCCTTCCCGCCTCGGGGAAGACGCTCGGGAGGGAGCTTGAACTCGCGTCCGACCACAGCGGCGATCTCGGCGAGCTTCACTGAATCGATACCGAGCTCGTCCTCGAGCTGTGCGTCCGCCGTGAGGATGTCCAGGGGGTACCGGGTGACGGATGCGGCGCAACGGCGGACCTGTTCCAGGACGTTCGTCGCCGCATCGGCGCCCTGCTGTATTGGAAGTGACGACATTCCGACCCCTCGCTTTTCGAGCCTGCGCGGTGATGAAGGGACTTCGTGGGTGAGGCCGTTCTGATTTGCACCAGGGGTCTGACATCGCCTGCTTTCGTGTGAACGCGGTCCCCACCCGAACCCGAGTGGGAGATGCTCTCCGGAGGCCAGACGCTCGTCCGCCTGAGCGGCAGGCCGCCTCCACCTCGATCAACTCCCACCAGCTCCCGGTGAGAACGGAGTGGGAGGGCCTACAGCTTCGAGTGGCCTGGGTGGTGAGCAGTGATGCAGCTCACCGCCCGTGTGTGAGGCGCGTCACGGTGACTGTGCGGTTCACGTGGCAGCGTGGCCCTTCACGGGATGCCAGCAGGCTCTCCCTGGAGAACGGGTGCGATGACCCTCCACTCCCACCCGCGGGAGCCGAAGGGCGCTGACGGTTTTTGGCTTGAACTCTTTTTGAGAGCCGATCCATGAATTTCCTCTCGCGAAGTGCATTGTGGCTGTGGGCAGCGGTTTGGCAGTCCTTGCATGGGTATCCCTCGCTGCCGCGAGCACGCGCCTTGTCAGCGGTGGTGGGAGCGCTCACGTACCTGGCGGTACCCGTCGCACACGCGGAGGAGTCGTCGAAGGTCGTGGTGCCGACAACGAAGAACCCCTACATCTCCGCGGTCGCCACGCTCTACAAGAAGGCCAGGTACGAGGAGGCCCAGTCCAAGCTGGAGAAGGCCTTGGAGTGGAAGTCCAATGGGACCCAGGAGGTACTCTGGCTCAAGCTCATGCAGGGCGTGCTGCAGGCGGAGCTGGCCCAGGGAAATGCGCTGGAGTCCTTCAAGGAGGCCCTGGCGCTGAACAAGGAAGCGCAGTTGCCCGTGCAGGGCTCCAGGCGCTTGCGCAAGCTCTTCGAGCAGGCCCGCAGCACGCTCGGGCTGCCCGCGGACAAGGAGCTCCTGGCGCAGGAGTTGGATGTGAGACCTGTTGCTCCTGTGGCGCCAGGGGTGTCTGGCCCCCCACCGCGGCGGTATGGAATGAGCGTGGGACTACGCGTCGAGGTGGATGTGCTCGAGGTCAGTATGCTCTTGGGGGCGCGCGGCGAGGATGAGGAGGATGCGCCCGAGTCCGGCTCCACCATCTTGCCCATCACTCCCGCGGTGAGCCTCGGGTACACCCGCGAGAAGCTGGGGGGCGCGCTGACGCTGCTGGTACAGCCCTCACCGGGACTCAGGGCGGAGGGGCAATTCCATCCGCTCACGCTGGGGTGGGTGCGGCCCTATGCGAGGTTGGGCGCCACGGCTTTCTTCCGAGAGAAGGACGCGCAAGGGGTATACACCTTTCTCGGAGGTGTGAGCGGACGAGGGGCCCTCGGGGCGGACGTGCAGTTGAATTCCCGCATGTTTGTCTTTGCCGACGTGGCCTACGAGCGCTTCTTCATCGGTGGAGATCGGTACAGGTCGCAGTCAGTTCTGTTCTCGGTGGGCGTGGGCCTGTTCCCCTGAGCCCAAGGCGGGTCTTGGAGTGAGAAGACCAATGACGATTGTGCGGAGGCATTCATGACATTTGCATCCAAGCTTGATGCGGGAGTGATTGCTTGGCTAGCCATGGCCTCAGCTCTTCTATGGCTAGCTTGCGGCGAAGTGCCGCAGGGCGGGGACGAAGACCTGCGCCGCGAAGGGCTAGAGTCCCGAGCCCTCCTGAGCATGGCTGATGGGGCGTGGCTCATAACAGGCTCAATGAAT contains:
- a CDS encoding SDR family oxidoreductase, which produces MSSLPIQQGADAATNVLEQVRRCAASVTRYPLDILTADAQLEDELGIDSVKLAEIAAVVGREFKLPPERLPRGGKARTLGAIADVVTQLLAGSTQTQALAPSAMPAPDASPVPTAWVAPGSPPSLATPPSPRAVTDLEERVRAVFARVTRYPEELLTLEADLEDELGIDSVKQAEVLAVLTKELGLAKGPTPSRRLRTIAAICEAARAPQGTPTVSAAPSRETSAPVLPSPSPVSPQPALPFAGKIALVTGSGKGIGKVIATRLARAGATVLVNSFHSRDEGEKTTQEILAAGGKAIHLWGSVAQEEHLERMFSTIAERFGGLDFLVCNASNGLIGPFSRITPRDWDKAFRTCITGTYECAMRARPLMARRGGGSIVTMSTSMSQRYMHDLGCQGVVKAGVESLTRYLAAELAPEGIRTNCVSAGPVHGELLGMFPDAAGRIARWEAATPGGRLCTAEDVADVTELLLGQKTQRVNGAIWVVDAGLSGTVDGLLPIPSNRAHLARES
- a CDS encoding autotransporter outer membrane beta-barrel domain-containing protein, coding for MSAVVGALTYLAVPVAHAEESSKVVVPTTKNPYISAVATLYKKARYEEAQSKLEKALEWKSNGTQEVLWLKLMQGVLQAELAQGNALESFKEALALNKEAQLPVQGSRRLRKLFEQARSTLGLPADKELLAQELDVRPVAPVAPGVSGPPPRRYGMSVGLRVEVDVLEVSMLLGARGEDEEDAPESGSTILPITPAVSLGYTREKLGGALTLLVQPSPGLRAEGQFHPLTLGWVRPYARLGATAFFREKDAQGVYTFLGGVSGRGALGADVQLNSRMFVFADVAYERFFIGGDRYRSQSVLFSVGVGLFP